TGCTTTTCTCACGCGAACAATATGTCCGCGCTGCAGAGGCATACATGCGCGGCGTCGAACGCCGGGTGGCGGCCGGACGGGATCCGAAGGTGCACTCCGTGGCATCCATGTTCGTCAGCCGGTGGGATAAGGCAGTCGCCGGCAAGGTTCCGGACGGACTTAAAAATCGTCTCGGAATCGCAATCGCGAAGCGAACCTACAAAGCATACCGCGATCTGCTGCAGTCTTCCCGCTGGCAGAAACTTCAACAGGCCGGCGCGCTGCCGCAGCGTTTGCTGTGGGGAAGCACAGGCACGAAGGACCCACATGCCTCCGATGTTATGTACATTGAGTCCCTGGCAGCGCCCGACACGATCAATACGATTCCGGAGAAAACGCTTCTCGCGTTTGCGGACCACGGACAGGTGAAGGGCGTTTTGCCGGCGGATGGCGGGGATGCGGAACAGGTATTGGACGAGTTTGCGCGAGCTGGAATCGACGTCAAGAAGCTTGCGGAAGAACTTCAGCTCGAGGGCGCGGATGCCTTCGACAATTCATGGGACGATCTGATGGAGTGCCTTCGCTCGAAGAGTGAAAAAATACGGAAAGCGAGTTAATGTCTCCGGGGGATGGGAACCTATTGAAATTCGAAATTGGAGGTTCGAAATTGGAAATTTTCGGTACCGCAGATCTTCAATTTCCAACTTCCAATTTCGAATTTCCAATAAGTTCCCATGAAGTTTAAGCCGCCTTCCCGATATCGATGTCGAGCTGGCTTGCCGAATCGTATCGAGTCGCCACGTCCTGCCAATTCCAGACGCTCCAGACCGCTTCAAAGAATTCAGTCTTGCGATTCTCGTACTGCAGATAGTAAGCATGCTCCCATG
This window of the Terriglobia bacterium genome carries:
- the tal gene encoding transaldolase, giving the protein MKPTQQLHDLGQSLWLDNITRDLLTSGTLRGYRDRLSVTGLTSNPTIFDLAIRSSTSYDASIRAAVDRGKSGDALFYELALEDLSQAADLFKPVHDSTGGVDGWVSWEVSPKLAYDTASTIREVAQLRAHLQRPNIMIKIPGTLEGVPAIEESTYEGVPVNVTLLFSREQYVRAAEAYMRGVERRVAAGRDPKVHSVASMFVSRWDKAVAGKVPDGLKNRLGIAIAKRTYKAYRDLLQSSRWQKLQQAGALPQRLLWGSTGTKDPHASDVMYIESLAAPDTINTIPEKTLLAFADHGQVKGVLPADGGDAEQVLDEFARAGIDVKKLAEELQLEGADAFDNSWDDLMECLRSKSEKIRKAS